In Chloroflexota bacterium, a single window of DNA contains:
- a CDS encoding M55 family metallopeptidase, which produces MKVYISADMEGTSGVVHSNQTEPEHAEYPAARKLMIAEVNAAIEGAFKGGATDVLVNDSHDGMRNLSPAEMHPDAILLSGSPKPYSMMSGIDATYDAVFCTGYHARAGSELANLDHTWDGPRVLQGVWLNQVEVGEIGLNAALAGHFSVPIALFTGDQTACAQAQELLGDDLHVAVVKEAVGRVAAKCLHPTKACALIRESAERALARKRAPFVVKSPITLRVALARSSQAEMCVMMPGVQRVAPRVVEFTHDDFPTVYNAFRVLMTLGSIQA; this is translated from the coding sequence ATGAAGGTCTACATTTCTGCCGACATGGAAGGCACGAGTGGCGTCGTGCATTCGAATCAAACCGAGCCAGAACACGCCGAATATCCGGCGGCGCGCAAACTGATGATCGCCGAAGTGAACGCGGCAATCGAAGGCGCGTTCAAGGGCGGCGCGACCGATGTGCTCGTCAACGATTCGCACGATGGAATGCGGAATCTGTCACCTGCCGAGATGCACCCCGATGCGATTCTGTTGAGCGGCTCGCCCAAGCCGTACTCGATGATGTCCGGGATTGACGCGACGTACGACGCGGTGTTTTGCACCGGCTATCACGCGCGCGCCGGTTCGGAACTGGCGAATCTGGATCATACCTGGGATGGTCCGCGTGTGTTGCAAGGCGTGTGGTTAAACCAGGTCGAAGTGGGCGAGATTGGATTGAATGCCGCGCTCGCCGGACATTTCAGTGTACCGATTGCGCTTTTTACCGGTGATCAAACTGCATGTGCACAAGCGCAGGAGTTGCTCGGCGATGATCTGCATGTCGCTGTCGTGAAAGAAGCGGTCGGGCGCGTCGCCGCGAAATGTCTGCATCCGACCAAGGCGTGCGCGTTGATTCGTGAATCGGCGGAGCGCGCGCTCGCGCGAAAGCGCGCACCGTTTGTTGTCAAGTCGCCGATCACGTTGCGCGTCGCGCTCGCGCGCTCATCGCAAGCCGAAATGTGCGTGATGATGCCCGGCGTCCAACGCGTCGCGCCGCGCGTCGTCGAGTTCACGCACGATGATTTTCCAACCGTGTACAACGCGTTTCGCGTCCTAATGACGCTGGGAAGTATTCAGGCGTGA